One segment of Thermosynechococcus sp. HN-54 DNA contains the following:
- a CDS encoding gamma carbonic anhydrase family protein produces the protein MVITAPSAFWPPVARDRVAFIAPNATLVGDVRLGEGCSIWYGAVLRGDVEYIEIGAHTNVQDGAILHGDPGQPTILGAEVTVGHRAVIHGATVEDGCLIGIGAVILNGVRVGAGSIVGAGAVVSKDVPPRSLVVGIPAKAVREVSDTEAADLRQHARKYEQLAHVHNGTGTDLGFYP, from the coding sequence ATGGTAATCACTGCCCCTAGTGCTTTTTGGCCCCCCGTTGCTCGCGATCGCGTTGCCTTTATTGCCCCCAATGCCACCCTTGTTGGCGATGTCCGCTTGGGTGAAGGCTGTAGCATTTGGTATGGCGCTGTGTTACGCGGTGACGTGGAGTACATCGAGATTGGTGCCCACACCAACGTTCAAGATGGTGCCATCCTCCATGGCGATCCGGGACAACCCACGATTCTCGGTGCAGAAGTGACTGTCGGGCATCGCGCGGTCATTCATGGGGCAACCGTTGAAGATGGCTGCTTAATTGGCATTGGCGCCGTGATTCTCAATGGCGTTCGAGTCGGAGCTGGCAGTATTGTCGGTGCAGGAGCAGTGGTCAGCAAAGATGTCCCCCCACGCTCTTTGGTTGTGGGCATTCCCGCTAAAGCGGTGCGAGAAGTGAGTGACACTGAAGCCGCCGATCTACGCCAGCATGCGCGCAAGTATGAACAACTGGCCCATGTCCACAATGGCACAGGCACCGATCTGGGATTCTATCCGTAG
- a CDS encoding photosystem II protein Y: protein MDWRVLIVLLPVLLAAGWAARNILPYAVKQVQKLLQKAKAA, encoded by the coding sequence ATGGATTGGCGTGTCCTGATTGTCCTGTTACCTGTCCTACTGGCTGCGGGCTGGGCAGCTCGCAATATTCTGCCCTATGCAGTGAAGCAGGTTCAAAAGCTCCTGCAAAAAGCAAAAGCAGCCTAG
- a CDS encoding pentapeptide repeat-containing protein, with translation MGEDKMTLRENQTAAALRLSKVLAARNRWRTGWQSLRSVLMPIAMVTVLVAWGLDWDAVGVVAALVLGGLSFPLVWTSTYHWFTEDLTEQQRQFILASLGLSLTVVALIAMTGAMDWIRSRFQGTNWDAVGALAEGFGALGQILVALLAAYVAWRQYVISRDLTTQQNRITQQQTIDSYFQGIADLILDDEGLLEDWPPERAIAEGRTAAILGGLDAEGKAKIIRFLSGAKLLSPLKRDRRLGRAIFDGLGGYEEDVEYGVRVINLGSMLAGADLSGTDLRWTELSEANLTGTLFRNCNLTRANLAGAILQGADFTNADLSRVRFFYGTAEQASPRDRLNPPNFRTGAQTGAVVEDVNFTNVKNLSEEQRYYCCAWSGSRSRETIPGGCEGIPNKLGR, from the coding sequence ATGGGCGAAGACAAAATGACCCTCCGTGAAAACCAAACGGCGGCTGCTCTGCGTCTCAGTAAAGTGTTAGCAGCTCGTAATCGTTGGCGCACGGGTTGGCAGTCCCTACGTTCGGTGTTGATGCCGATCGCCATGGTCACTGTCTTGGTGGCTTGGGGGCTGGATTGGGATGCGGTGGGTGTGGTGGCTGCTCTAGTGCTGGGGGGACTGAGTTTTCCCTTGGTCTGGACTTCGACCTACCACTGGTTTACGGAAGATCTAACGGAACAGCAACGGCAGTTCATTTTGGCCTCACTGGGCCTGAGTTTGACGGTGGTGGCGCTCATTGCCATGACCGGGGCTATGGACTGGATTCGGTCACGGTTTCAAGGCACGAACTGGGATGCGGTGGGGGCACTGGCTGAGGGCTTCGGTGCCTTGGGGCAAATTTTGGTGGCGCTGTTGGCAGCCTATGTGGCTTGGCGGCAGTACGTCATCTCACGGGACTTGACCACTCAACAAAACCGCATTACCCAACAGCAAACCATTGACAGTTATTTCCAAGGGATTGCCGATCTCATCCTTGACGATGAGGGGTTATTGGAGGATTGGCCGCCGGAGCGCGCGATCGCGGAGGGACGCACTGCCGCCATCTTGGGGGGACTGGATGCCGAAGGCAAGGCCAAAATCATTCGCTTTTTGTCAGGAGCAAAGTTACTATCGCCGCTAAAGCGCGATCGCCGGCTGGGACGGGCGATTTTTGATGGGCTAGGTGGCTATGAGGAAGATGTTGAGTATGGCGTGCGCGTGATTAACCTTGGCAGTATGCTAGCCGGTGCTGATCTCAGTGGTACCGACTTACGCTGGACCGAGTTGAGTGAGGCCAATCTCACAGGAACGCTCTTTCGCAACTGTAATTTGACACGAGCCAATCTGGCTGGTGCGATTTTGCAAGGGGCAGATTTCACCAATGCCGATCTCAGTCGTGTTCGCTTCTTTTATGGCACCGCCGAGCAGGCCAGTCCCCGCGATCGCCTCAATCCCCCCAACTTTCGCACTGGGGCGCAGACGGGTGCGGTGGTTGAGGATGTCAACTTTACAAATGTGAAAAATCTTTCTGAAGAACAGCGCTACTATTGCTGTGCTTGGAGTGGCAGCCGTTCCCGTGAAACAATTCCCGGTGGCTGTGAGGGAATTCCTAACAAGCTAGGACGCTAG
- the scpB gene encoding SMC-Scp complex subunit ScpB, translating to MQGDTDLRTLAMRVEAILYLKAQPLTLAELATLAATAPEAVELALIELLNDYAHRQTALEIVQIDDKYSLQLKPAFQELVQSLVPVELGVAAQRTLALIALREPIRQTEVIEMRGSSAYQHIQELLTLGFIQRRRDSQSRSYILQVTERFHQYFQVDQLPTIAEETAGDSHTH from the coding sequence ATGCAAGGGGACACTGACCTGCGTACATTAGCGATGCGGGTAGAGGCCATTCTATACCTGAAGGCGCAGCCCCTGACCCTTGCTGAACTAGCAACCCTCGCCGCCACTGCTCCTGAGGCCGTTGAACTGGCACTGATTGAGCTACTCAACGACTATGCCCATCGCCAAACCGCCCTTGAAATTGTGCAAATTGACGATAAATACAGCCTGCAACTCAAGCCCGCTTTTCAAGAACTGGTTCAGTCCCTTGTCCCTGTTGAATTGGGAGTTGCAGCACAGCGCACCCTAGCACTGATTGCCTTGCGGGAGCCAATTCGGCAAACTGAGGTGATTGAGATGCGTGGCTCCAGCGCCTACCAGCACATTCAAGAACTCCTCACCCTTGGTTTTATTCAGCGGCGGCGGGATAGCCAAAGTCGCTCCTACATCCTCCAAGTCACTGAGCGCTTTCACCAGTATTTCCAAGTGGATCAACTGCCAACTATTGCGGAGGAGACGGCGGGCGATTCACATACTCACTGA
- a CDS encoding HEAT repeat domain-containing protein — MPSLEQLAHQLESPNSRDRLLALAALRDVPSADAVPLIKKVLWDENLQIRSMAVFALGVKSTPECFEILVQLLESEPDYGIRADAAGALGYLEDGRAFEPLVRAFYEDTDWLVRFSAAVALGNLKDPRAVDVLRSALKSQEVVMLQGAIAALGEIGDPSVVEDILPFVTAEDWLVRQRLAEALGNLPSPKTQAALEYLAKDEHPHVATAAQISLQRLQERLFSEVQGTGN; from the coding sequence ATGCCCTCCCTCGAACAGCTTGCCCATCAACTGGAAAGTCCCAATTCCCGCGATCGCCTGCTGGCGCTAGCGGCGCTACGGGATGTCCCCTCTGCGGATGCCGTACCCCTGATTAAAAAAGTCCTTTGGGACGAAAATCTACAGATTCGCTCAATGGCTGTGTTTGCCCTTGGTGTCAAATCCACACCGGAGTGTTTTGAAATTCTGGTGCAGTTGCTTGAGAGTGAACCTGATTATGGTATTCGTGCCGATGCTGCAGGCGCCTTGGGCTATCTCGAAGATGGGCGTGCCTTTGAACCTCTGGTGCGCGCCTTTTATGAAGACACCGATTGGTTAGTGCGCTTTAGTGCGGCTGTAGCGCTGGGGAATCTCAAGGATCCCCGCGCGGTGGATGTGTTGCGATCGGCGCTGAAAAGTCAGGAAGTCGTGATGCTCCAAGGGGCGATCGCCGCTCTGGGGGAAATTGGCGATCCCAGTGTTGTCGAAGATATTTTGCCCTTTGTGACTGCAGAGGATTGGTTGGTGCGGCAACGGCTCGCTGAAGCTCTAGGCAACCTGCCTAGCCCGAAAACCCAAGCCGCTCTGGAATACCTCGCCAAAGATGAGCATCCCCATGTGGCGACGGCAGCCCAGATTTCTTTGCAACGCTTGCAAGAACGACTTTTCTCTGAAGTTCAGGGCACTGGCAATTGA
- the rodA gene encoding rod shape-determining protein RodA produces MTWRVLRRRTFGWFYPWRGVDWLLLGAVWATTVIGAVFIHSSQLHLEENDSLQHLLVGGIGTILALILARVPESVFMGSHWVIYGLSCALLLAVDLVGVEAKGAERWLAIGGFNLQPSEFAKISLILTQAALLHRISGHSLKGILSVFAATAPPFFLILTQPDLGTSLVFIAITLTMLYWANTPGSWIVLMLSPLVAAILVALPLPYQLNLLIWLVWTLAMAVVAWRSLPLGWVGGLGGLVLNLGGAGLGQLLWSVLKDYQKTRILMFLDPDKDPLGAGYHLIQSRIAIGAGGLWGRGIFQGTQTQLGFIPEQHTDFIFSAIAEETGFIGSLVLLCLFWLIGLRLLQIANSAGHDFGSLLAIGLFAMILFQVVVNIGMTIGLLPVTGMPLPLVSYGRSAMLATYLGLGMVLSVANHRPRSRY; encoded by the coding sequence ATGACTTGGCGAGTACTCCGACGGCGGACTTTTGGCTGGTTTTATCCTTGGCGAGGCGTGGATTGGCTGCTGCTGGGGGCTGTTTGGGCAACGACTGTCATTGGGGCGGTCTTCATTCACAGTAGTCAACTGCACCTAGAGGAAAACGATAGTCTCCAGCATTTATTAGTGGGGGGGATTGGTACGATTCTTGCCCTGATCCTTGCCCGCGTCCCGGAATCGGTCTTTATGGGCAGTCATTGGGTCATCTACGGCCTTAGTTGTGCCCTGCTGCTGGCGGTTGATCTCGTGGGGGTAGAGGCCAAGGGAGCAGAGCGCTGGTTGGCGATTGGCGGCTTTAACCTGCAACCCTCGGAGTTTGCCAAAATTTCCCTCATTCTTACCCAAGCGGCACTGTTGCACCGCATTTCAGGCCACTCCCTGAAGGGAATTCTGAGTGTGTTTGCAGCCACCGCACCCCCCTTTTTCTTGATTTTGACGCAGCCGGATTTGGGCACGTCCCTTGTTTTCATTGCCATTACATTGACGATGCTGTACTGGGCGAATACGCCCGGCAGTTGGATTGTCTTGATGCTTTCCCCTTTGGTGGCGGCGATTCTCGTTGCCCTGCCTCTGCCCTACCAACTGAATCTCCTCATCTGGTTGGTGTGGACACTAGCGATGGCAGTCGTCGCTTGGCGGAGCTTGCCCTTGGGTTGGGTCGGCGGATTGGGGGGACTGGTGCTTAATTTAGGGGGGGCTGGCTTGGGGCAACTGCTTTGGAGTGTGCTCAAGGATTATCAGAAAACCCGTATTCTCATGTTTCTTGACCCCGACAAAGATCCCCTTGGGGCTGGCTACCACTTGATTCAATCGCGGATTGCCATTGGTGCCGGTGGCCTTTGGGGGCGAGGTATTTTTCAAGGCACTCAGACCCAGTTGGGGTTTATTCCCGAACAGCATACGGACTTTATTTTTTCGGCGATCGCTGAGGAGACGGGGTTCATTGGCAGTTTAGTTCTCCTATGCCTCTTTTGGTTAATTGGTTTGCGCTTATTGCAAATTGCCAATAGTGCAGGTCATGACTTTGGCTCATTGCTGGCGATTGGTCTATTTGCCATGATCCTGTTTCAAGTGGTGGTGAATATTGGCATGACCATTGGTTTGCTCCCCGTGACAGGAATGCCGTTACCGCTGGTGAGTTATGGCCGCTCAGCCATGCTGGCGACCTATCTTGGCTTAGGTATGGTCCTCTCCGTGGCGAATCATCGCCCGCGATCGCGCTACTAA
- a CDS encoding YbjN domain-containing protein yields MVSDVQPAPSTSSETSPENWVEIIETVISGLHQGEAPLVGQTDSGKIWMFRYGSAEVFVQLSGHTEEDFLTIWSPVLPLPVTDELALYRKLLTLNWLTTLEAHFAIAEGQVQVVATRTLGGISAGEIARLITIVATLADDYDDALKAEFKG; encoded by the coding sequence ATGGTCAGTGACGTACAGCCTGCTCCCTCAACCTCCTCTGAGACCTCTCCTGAAAATTGGGTTGAGATTATTGAAACTGTCATTTCTGGCCTTCACCAAGGGGAAGCCCCCCTCGTTGGCCAAACGGACAGTGGCAAGATTTGGATGTTTCGCTACGGTAGTGCTGAGGTCTTTGTGCAGTTGAGTGGCCACACGGAGGAGGACTTTCTCACGATTTGGTCACCGGTGTTGCCCCTGCCTGTAACGGATGAATTGGCACTCTATCGTAAACTGCTGACGTTGAACTGGCTCACTACCCTCGAGGCACACTTTGCCATTGCTGAGGGACAGGTTCAAGTCGTGGCTACCCGTACCCTAGGGGGCATTAGTGCGGGTGAAATTGCCCGCTTGATTACGATTGTGGCGACACTAGCGGATGATTACGATGACGCCCTCAAGGCTGAATTCAAGGGCTAA
- a CDS encoding DUF4335 domain-containing protein, translating into MLLQRQYSLPNCTLRIEGLSGQAGPEQLDIVTLCEWEIIGQNQRVKGGKEFLVALLNSVPAAAQTWLSGVKLRRSPQYPIQVEIQAFNQVSLHIPRKLLQASPEENAESPAETLEVQLTWLQLADLVEALDQLCSDSQTLPTLIPTFHSLPRRAIAPAVPLRKQLMPLGIGAASLAVMVAIFFHLPVPERRPPREEALPPTPEAVTPSPAPTTPQPPNP; encoded by the coding sequence ATGCTGCTGCAACGCCAGTATTCATTGCCCAATTGCACACTGCGAATTGAAGGGCTAAGTGGTCAAGCCGGCCCAGAGCAGTTGGATATTGTCACCCTCTGCGAGTGGGAAATTATTGGCCAGAATCAGCGGGTCAAGGGCGGGAAAGAATTCCTTGTGGCGTTGCTCAATAGTGTGCCCGCAGCGGCGCAAACGTGGTTGAGTGGTGTCAAGTTACGGCGATCGCCCCAGTACCCGATTCAGGTCGAGATTCAGGCCTTTAATCAAGTATCCCTCCATATTCCGCGCAAGCTACTGCAAGCGTCCCCCGAAGAGAATGCAGAGTCACCCGCCGAAACCCTAGAAGTCCAGCTCACTTGGCTGCAACTGGCGGATTTAGTAGAGGCGCTAGATCAGCTCTGTAGTGATAGCCAAACACTGCCTACCCTGATACCAACATTCCATTCCCTCCCCCGGCGGGCGATCGCCCCTGCGGTGCCTTTGCGCAAACAACTGATGCCCTTGGGTATTGGCGCCGCTAGCTTAGCCGTAATGGTTGCGATCTTTTTCCATCTACCGGTGCCCGAGCGTCGTCCCCCCCGCGAGGAAGCCCTGCCTCCCACCCCCGAGGCCGTCACGCCCTCACCAGCACCCACGACACCACAACCCCCGAATCCTTAG
- a CDS encoding beta-ketoacyl-ACP synthase III, producing MTVQGVKFSGVGAATPRQCLTNAHLSALVDTSDEWIQSRTGIQERHVAAPDQRLVDLASEAAGAALQMAGLEPTAVDLIILATSTPDDLFGTACLVQTRIGALNAVAFDLTAACSGFLFALVTASQYLRTGAYRSALVIGGDILSRWVDWGDRRTCILFGDGAGAMVLQASDADQLLSFELRSDGRLNEHLTLAFAGTPQTLGDNLAIAQGGFAPIAMNGREVYRFAVTQVPEVIEKALHRAGCTVEEIDWLVLHQANQRILDAVAERLGIPQEKMISNVGQCGNTSAASIPLALAAPIQQGHIQPGDLIATAGFGAGLTWGAALFRWQ from the coding sequence GTGACTGTGCAGGGCGTTAAATTTAGCGGCGTGGGCGCGGCAACCCCCCGTCAATGCTTGACCAATGCCCACCTCAGTGCCCTTGTGGATACCTCTGACGAGTGGATTCAATCCCGTACGGGCATTCAAGAACGGCACGTGGCAGCTCCTGACCAGCGCCTTGTGGATTTGGCCAGCGAAGCGGCGGGCGCAGCCCTACAGATGGCCGGCCTAGAACCCACAGCAGTAGATTTGATCATCTTGGCTACCTCTACGCCCGATGATCTCTTTGGCACCGCCTGCTTGGTGCAAACTCGCATTGGGGCGCTAAATGCTGTGGCCTTTGATTTAACGGCTGCTTGTTCTGGCTTTCTCTTTGCCTTGGTTACGGCGTCTCAGTATTTGCGCACGGGTGCCTACCGCAGTGCCCTTGTCATTGGCGGGGATATTCTCTCTCGCTGGGTGGATTGGGGCGATCGCCGGACGTGCATTCTCTTTGGCGATGGCGCCGGCGCGATGGTCTTGCAAGCCAGCGATGCTGATCAGCTCCTCAGCTTTGAATTGCGCAGTGATGGCCGCCTCAACGAGCACCTTACCCTTGCCTTTGCTGGTACTCCCCAGACCTTAGGGGATAATCTCGCGATCGCCCAAGGGGGATTTGCTCCCATTGCCATGAATGGGCGTGAAGTCTATCGCTTTGCCGTCACCCAAGTTCCCGAAGTCATTGAGAAAGCCCTGCACCGCGCGGGGTGTACGGTTGAGGAAATTGACTGGCTGGTGTTGCATCAGGCAAATCAACGCATCCTTGATGCTGTGGCTGAGCGTTTAGGCATCCCTCAGGAGAAAATGATTAGCAATGTGGGTCAGTGTGGTAATACCTCCGCCGCCTCGATTCCCCTTGCCCTTGCGGCTCCAATTCAACAGGGGCATATTCAACCCGGAGACTTAATTGCCACCGCTGGCTTTGGTGCTGGTTTGACTTGGGGAGCTGCCCTGTTCCGCTGGCAATAG
- a CDS encoding response regulator yields MSKPVILCVDDERVILESLRTQLRTAFGDRYLYETAESAEEALEIIDEFQQDSTEIIVIVSDWLMPRVRGDEFLVQVHQRFPKGLKVMLTGQADEAANLHRCLYKPWHSEELVETIRSGLSSEGS; encoded by the coding sequence ATGTCTAAGCCAGTCATCTTATGTGTGGATGATGAACGAGTCATCCTTGAGAGCCTGCGAACCCAGCTGCGAACGGCTTTTGGCGATCGCTACCTCTATGAAACCGCAGAAAGTGCCGAGGAAGCGCTAGAAATTATTGATGAATTTCAGCAGGACAGCACCGAAATCATCGTCATTGTCTCCGATTGGCTGATGCCACGGGTACGAGGGGATGAGTTTCTGGTTCAAGTGCATCAGCGGTTTCCCAAGGGGTTGAAAGTCATGCTCACTGGCCAAGCGGATGAGGCGGCCAATTTGCATCGCTGTTTGTACAAGCCTTGGCACAGCGAGGAACTGGTGGAAACTATCCGTTCGGGTCTTTCTTCAGAGGGCTCCTAG
- a CDS encoding DUF3038 domain-containing protein, translating into MPATIESPEVELLPPMLAALPDPQGVSVCPRRARWQLDLLLLALECVDLHASELMLQVLRDLQLQVMIPNRVVFWQIRCTNPFRQITQRTPLPLAETKALTAVVVQVARRQTAILRHLLLVLDQLQAQNLPPETYAPLAEYLDRFRRHFRKRMNLQRSGLFLYKNNQALNELGLKLLAQLLLCAGTKGMERLWFSLFDGEVS; encoded by the coding sequence ATGCCAGCAACAATCGAATCCCCTGAAGTTGAGCTATTACCCCCGATGTTGGCAGCACTGCCCGACCCCCAAGGGGTGAGTGTGTGTCCTCGGCGGGCACGTTGGCAATTGGATTTATTGTTGCTTGCCCTAGAGTGCGTTGATTTGCATGCCTCCGAGTTGATGCTGCAAGTGCTGCGGGATCTGCAACTGCAAGTGATGATCCCCAATCGGGTCGTATTTTGGCAAATTCGCTGCACCAATCCCTTTCGCCAAATTACCCAGCGTACCCCCTTGCCCTTGGCAGAAACAAAGGCACTCACCGCAGTCGTTGTGCAAGTGGCGCGGCGGCAAACGGCAATCCTGCGGCATTTACTTTTGGTGTTGGATCAATTGCAGGCGCAAAATTTGCCCCCAGAAACCTATGCCCCCTTGGCGGAGTATTTAGATCGCTTTCGCCGCCATTTTCGCAAACGCATGAACCTCCAGCGATCGGGTCTCTTTCTCTACAAAAATAACCAAGCCCTCAATGAGTTGGGTCTAAAGCTGTTGGCACAACTTCTGCTCTGTGCAGGCACAAAGGGCATGGAACGCCTCTGGTTTAGTTTATTTGACGGGGAAGTGAGTTAA
- a CDS encoding pyridoxine 5'-phosphate synthase yields MATLGVNIDHVATIRQARRTVEPDPVAAAVLAELGGADGITVHLREDRRHIQERDVRLLRQTVRTHLNLEMAATSEMVAIALDVRPDYVTLVPERREEVTTEGGLDVVGQQEPLTQVVKTLQGAGIPVSLFIDADPAQLEAAAKTTAQFIELHTGRYAEAKGEAAQQQELVILAHGVQQAKSLGLRVNAGHGLTYTNVGAIARLEGIEELNIGHTIISRAVLVGMVQAVRDMKALISP; encoded by the coding sequence GTGGCAACCCTAGGGGTCAACATTGATCATGTGGCAACGATTCGCCAAGCCCGGCGCACGGTTGAACCCGATCCCGTAGCCGCAGCTGTTTTGGCAGAACTGGGGGGAGCTGATGGCATTACCGTACATCTGCGCGAAGATCGTCGCCATATTCAAGAGCGGGATGTGCGCCTCCTGCGACAAACGGTACGCACCCATTTGAACCTAGAGATGGCTGCCACCTCCGAAATGGTGGCGATCGCCCTTGACGTTCGCCCAGATTACGTGACATTGGTACCCGAGCGGCGCGAAGAAGTCACCACCGAAGGGGGACTAGATGTGGTGGGTCAGCAGGAACCCTTGACCCAAGTGGTGAAAACCCTTCAAGGAGCAGGAATTCCTGTGAGTTTATTCATTGACGCGGATCCTGCCCAACTGGAAGCCGCCGCCAAAACCACGGCTCAATTTATCGAACTGCACACCGGTCGCTATGCCGAAGCCAAGGGGGAAGCGGCGCAACAGCAGGAATTAGTAATTTTAGCTCATGGTGTCCAACAGGCAAAATCATTGGGCTTGCGGGTGAATGCAGGTCATGGGCTGACCTACACCAATGTGGGGGCGATCGCCCGCCTTGAAGGGATTGAAGAACTCAATATTGGCCACACGATTATTAGCCGGGCTGTTCTTGTGGGTATGGTGCAAGCAGTACGGGATATGAAAGCCCTCATTAGCCCTTGA
- the plsX gene encoding phosphate acyltransferase PlsX: MTRARIAVDAMGGDYAPDEIVAGALRASEELDADILLVGDPVPIQRYLNEHAPTAKPQIVEASDVVEMGEEPLTALKKKPKASINVAMDMVKAGAADAVVSAGHSGAAMAAALLRLGRLPGIDRPAIGAVLPTLIPGKSVLVLDVGANVDCRPKYLEQFAVMGSIYSQYVLDVEDPKVGLLNIGEEDCKGNDLALKAHQLLRQNRQISFLGNAEGRDVLSGQFDVVVCDGFVGNVLLKFAESLGSVLVQILREELPRGWRGQLGTALLRPNLRKIKQRIDHAEHGGGLLLGVDGICIISHGSSQAPSIFNAIRLAKEAVDHRVSERIQACYQHAVAVEDQA; this comes from the coding sequence ATGACTCGTGCACGGATTGCTGTGGATGCCATGGGGGGTGACTATGCTCCCGATGAGATTGTTGCCGGTGCCCTCAGAGCCAGTGAAGAATTAGATGCCGATATTCTCCTTGTGGGTGATCCGGTGCCCATTCAGCGCTACCTCAATGAACATGCCCCCACAGCCAAGCCCCAAATTGTCGAAGCGAGTGATGTTGTGGAAATGGGGGAAGAACCCCTGACCGCCCTGAAAAAGAAACCCAAGGCCTCAATTAACGTGGCGATGGATATGGTCAAAGCAGGTGCGGCTGATGCGGTTGTTTCTGCTGGTCACTCAGGAGCAGCGATGGCTGCGGCACTATTGCGCTTGGGCCGACTCCCCGGCATTGATCGCCCCGCCATTGGTGCAGTCTTACCCACCCTTATCCCCGGTAAATCCGTTCTTGTCCTCGATGTCGGTGCCAATGTGGACTGCCGCCCCAAATACCTTGAGCAATTTGCGGTCATGGGTTCGATCTACAGCCAGTACGTCTTGGATGTCGAAGATCCCAAGGTGGGCTTGCTCAACATTGGTGAAGAGGACTGCAAAGGCAATGATCTCGCTCTCAAGGCGCATCAACTCCTGCGGCAAAATCGCCAAATCTCTTTTTTGGGCAATGCCGAAGGCCGCGATGTCCTGTCGGGACAATTTGATGTCGTCGTCTGTGATGGCTTTGTCGGCAACGTTCTGCTTAAATTTGCTGAATCCTTGGGTAGCGTCCTCGTCCAAATTCTCCGCGAAGAGCTACCTCGGGGCTGGCGGGGGCAACTGGGTACGGCACTGCTGCGTCCCAATCTCCGCAAAATTAAGCAGCGGATTGATCATGCGGAACATGGGGGTGGTTTGCTGTTGGGGGTGGATGGCATCTGTATCATTAGCCACGGCAGTTCCCAAGCGCCCTCGATTTTTAATGCCATTCGTTTAGCCAAGGAAGCAGTGGATCATCGTGTTTCAGAGCGGATTCAGGCCTGTTATCAGCATGCCGTTGCCGTTGAGGATCAGGCTTAG